In one Zymobacter palmae genomic region, the following are encoded:
- the radA gene encoding DNA repair protein RadA, which yields MAKAKTAFVCTECGAEYGKWQGQCTQCREWNTLSEVRLSARASAASPRTDGRGGYAGATVRDVVDLSAVDLTEVPRISSTFEEFDRVLGGGLVPGSAVLLGGHPGAGKSTLLLQTACKLAQQHKVLYVTGEESLSQVAMRAHRLQLPVKGLSMLAETSVENVLSTVEQQQPKVLIIDSIQTMHLEEISSAPGSVSQVRESAAALTRFAKQTGTVLLLVGHVTKDGTLAGPKVLEHMIDASLLLEGGADSRFRTLRGQKNRFGAVNELGVFAMLEHGLKEVKNPSAIFLSRTEDQAPGSVVMVVWEGTRPLLVEVQALLDESAFGNPRRVAVGLDAQRLAMLLAVLHKHGGMFTGDQDVFLNVVGGVKVLETSADLALLFAVVSSLRNQPLPRDMVVFGEVGLSGEIRPVPSGQERIVEAAKHGFTRAIVPKSNMPRQIPEGMKVIGVEKLSEALAEL from the coding sequence ATGGCGAAGGCCAAGACGGCATTCGTATGCACCGAATGCGGTGCTGAATACGGCAAGTGGCAAGGGCAGTGTACCCAGTGCCGTGAATGGAACACGTTGAGCGAGGTGCGCTTGTCGGCGCGTGCATCGGCTGCATCGCCCCGGACGGATGGGCGCGGTGGCTATGCCGGTGCTACGGTGCGAGATGTGGTTGACCTTTCTGCTGTCGATTTGACGGAAGTGCCGCGTATTTCCTCGACGTTCGAAGAATTCGACCGTGTACTGGGGGGCGGGCTTGTCCCCGGTTCGGCAGTGCTGCTGGGGGGGCACCCTGGGGCAGGTAAATCGACACTGCTGCTGCAGACGGCATGCAAGCTGGCGCAGCAACACAAGGTGTTGTATGTCACGGGTGAAGAATCGCTGAGCCAGGTCGCGATGCGCGCCCATCGTCTGCAGCTGCCGGTGAAGGGGCTGTCGATGCTGGCAGAGACCAGTGTCGAGAACGTGCTATCGACGGTCGAACAGCAGCAGCCAAAGGTGCTGATCATCGACTCCATTCAAACCATGCATCTGGAGGAGATCAGTTCTGCACCCGGTAGCGTGTCGCAGGTACGTGAATCGGCAGCCGCGCTGACACGCTTTGCCAAGCAGACGGGTACGGTACTGTTGCTGGTCGGGCACGTGACCAAGGACGGTACGCTGGCGGGCCCCAAGGTGCTTGAGCACATGATCGATGCATCGCTGCTGCTGGAAGGAGGGGCCGATTCGCGTTTCCGTACTCTGCGTGGGCAGAAGAACCGCTTTGGGGCTGTCAATGAGCTGGGGGTTTTCGCGATGCTTGAGCACGGTCTCAAGGAAGTGAAGAATCCGAGCGCGATATTCCTGTCCCGTACGGAAGATCAGGCACCTGGCAGTGTGGTGATGGTGGTCTGGGAAGGGACGCGGCCGCTGTTGGTCGAAGTGCAGGCGCTGCTGGATGAATCAGCGTTTGGCAACCCACGCCGCGTGGCAGTGGGGCTAGACGCTCAGCGTCTGGCTATGTTGCTGGCGGTATTGCACAAGCACGGTGGCATGTTCACGGGCGATCAGGATGTCTTCTTGAACGTGGTCGGTGGGGTGAAGGTGCTAGAAACCAGTGCCGACTTGGCACTGCTGTTTGCCGTCGTGTCTAGCCTTCGCAATCAGCCGTTACCGCGGGATATGGTCGTGTTCGGCGAAGTAGGGTTGTCCGGTGAGATCCGTCCGGTGCCCAGCGGTCAGGAACGCATTGTCGAAGCGGCCAAGCATGGGTTTACGCGTGCGATTGTGCCTAAGAGCAACATGCCGCGCCAGATTCCAGAGGGCATGAAGGTTATCGGGGTCGAAAAGCTTAGCGAAGCACTAGCGGAGCTGTAG
- a CDS encoding copper resistance protein NlpE N-terminal domain-containing protein, whose product MKQIVKWALSMMVVVLAGCAGSAHKGGVPEGPLPPAVKTQVYSGNLPCKHCSRIETRLVLNGLDSSNAKDHTFIMDAKYVEHEGAQGGRRYTGSWDRLQGTPADPSAEVINLLDQQADPQTMFHFQQIDGKTLELIDGQLQRYENGRGLRLNLEPSTEGWRKQDPTS is encoded by the coding sequence ATGAAACAGATCGTGAAATGGGCGCTGTCGATGATGGTCGTCGTGCTGGCTGGCTGTGCGGGTTCTGCGCACAAGGGTGGGGTGCCGGAAGGACCTCTGCCGCCGGCGGTGAAGACGCAGGTATATAGTGGCAACCTGCCGTGCAAACACTGTAGCCGGATCGAGACACGGTTAGTGCTGAACGGGCTGGATAGCAGCAATGCCAAAGACCATACCTTCATCATGGACGCTAAGTACGTTGAGCATGAAGGTGCCCAAGGTGGACGTCGCTATACCGGGTCGTGGGATCGGTTGCAGGGCACGCCGGCTGATCCTTCCGCAGAGGTCATCAACCTGCTGGATCAGCAGGCCGATCCTCAGACCATGTTCCATTTTCAGCAGATCGACGGCAAGACACTGGAGCTGATCGACGGCCAGTTGCAGCGCTACGAAAACGGGCGGGGCTTGAGACTGAACCTGGAGCCTTCCACCGAGGGGTGGCGCAAGCAGGACCCTACTTCCTGA
- a CDS encoding class I adenylate-forming enzyme family protein, with the protein MPNPSVSSNKSVYCPTLHDYWQHTAPTLNLRINFAQLLLCHPQMDKTAVASPDGDLTYRQLFHETCRTALALAQRGIHPEERVLIALDDDHMQLCLALGCWAIGAIPVLINPQLGAASFDHIVNDITPALCVVRSDRAAEAREALDNIDVATTLLPVPPHAFLTEMDWRLSDGDPTWRDFHLCLSDRVHTIQYSSGTTGTAKGVMHSAQALLDFVRCQMLGFLGFLAEDVIYAIPRTFFSYGLLHNLINPLSTNATTVRDSHWPAPERIIENIQRYRPSMLLGVPLHFQSLLDNAENLPPHYRPRFILAGGSPLSRRLIQRWHDTCGTWIHDAVGSSETPGFIATTFPHSPLKCNGVGYVTPACDIRLLDEHRQPVAQGALGELWVHSHFLSMGYWNNPSLTAQRFLCDKEGHRWHATGDIFREDEHRCLHFEGRRDDCFKIKGRWVTPIEVEEKVLQHIPSITSCLLIEGPMKNGITGSVLFVETHQFQSTDTLSREISSALSTLESYKHPTCCQIMSRLPTNTNGKPDRKALRPQVPDILARYSA; encoded by the coding sequence ATGCCCAATCCATCCGTTTCTTCCAACAAAAGCGTGTACTGCCCGACCCTTCACGATTACTGGCAGCACACAGCTCCAACGCTCAATCTCCGTATCAACTTTGCCCAATTGCTGCTTTGCCACCCCCAGATGGATAAGACAGCGGTGGCAAGCCCAGATGGCGACCTAACGTATCGTCAGCTATTTCATGAGACCTGTCGTACCGCTTTGGCACTCGCACAGCGCGGTATACACCCAGAAGAGCGCGTCCTCATCGCACTTGATGATGATCATATGCAGCTCTGCCTTGCATTGGGATGCTGGGCCATCGGCGCAATTCCCGTACTGATAAACCCCCAGCTCGGTGCCGCCTCTTTTGATCACATAGTGAACGATATAACCCCCGCCCTATGCGTCGTTCGCAGCGATCGCGCGGCGGAAGCACGGGAGGCGCTGGACAATATCGACGTGGCGACGACCCTACTGCCAGTGCCTCCCCACGCATTTCTGACAGAGATGGACTGGCGCCTCAGCGATGGGGATCCCACGTGGCGCGATTTTCATCTTTGCCTTTCAGACCGAGTACACACCATCCAGTACTCTTCCGGCACGACGGGCACCGCAAAAGGCGTCATGCATAGCGCTCAAGCGCTACTGGACTTTGTTCGCTGCCAAATGCTCGGATTCCTAGGATTTCTTGCCGAAGACGTTATCTACGCGATCCCCCGCACTTTCTTTTCCTATGGACTGTTGCATAACCTCATCAACCCGCTAAGTACCAATGCCACCACCGTCCGAGACAGCCACTGGCCCGCGCCAGAGAGGATCATCGAAAATATCCAGCGCTATCGTCCAAGCATGCTCCTTGGCGTCCCACTGCACTTTCAAAGCCTGCTAGATAACGCAGAAAACCTCCCACCACACTACAGACCGCGCTTCATACTCGCAGGCGGATCGCCGCTATCCCGCAGACTTATTCAACGCTGGCACGATACCTGTGGCACCTGGATACACGATGCGGTCGGCTCATCAGAAACGCCAGGGTTCATCGCCACGACATTCCCTCACAGCCCCCTCAAATGTAACGGCGTGGGCTATGTCACACCTGCCTGCGATATCCGACTGCTTGATGAACATCGGCAACCCGTTGCTCAAGGCGCTCTAGGTGAGCTATGGGTTCACAGTCATTTCTTATCTATGGGCTATTGGAATAACCCGTCGCTCACGGCACAGCGATTCCTCTGTGATAAAGAAGGGCATCGCTGGCATGCCACAGGCGACATATTCAGAGAGGATGAGCATAGATGCCTACATTTCGAAGGAAGAAGGGATGACTGCTTCAAGATAAAAGGGCGCTGGGTCACCCCTATCGAGGTCGAAGAAAAGGTGCTGCAGCATATTCCGTCCATCACCAGCTGCCTGTTGATCGAGGGACCAATGAAAAACGGCATTACAGGATCGGTGCTATTCGTTGAGACACACCAATTCCAATCAACAGACACTCTATCCCGCGAAATCAGCAGCGCCCTATCTACTCTAGAAAGCTATAAACATCCAACGTGCTGCCAGATCATGTCGCGCTTACCGACCAACACAAACGGTAAGCCCGATCGCAAAGCGCTGCGTCCACAGGTTCCCGATATTTTGGCTCGTTATTCTGCTTAG
- a CDS encoding MGMT family protein, producing the protein MSDNGRVSPREQVLSVVARIPYGRVTGYGTIARMTEGTSARSVGSFMRQLPRGHGLPWHRVVRSDRTLADHGGNTHQRELLEGEGIRFDARGRIEPRFFWP; encoded by the coding sequence ATGAGTGATAACGGTAGAGTCTCTCCCCGCGAGCAGGTGCTGAGCGTTGTGGCGCGAATTCCTTACGGCCGCGTGACGGGTTATGGCACCATTGCACGGATGACCGAAGGAACGTCGGCGCGCAGCGTAGGTTCCTTTATGCGCCAGTTGCCACGCGGGCACGGTCTTCCGTGGCATCGCGTAGTGCGCAGCGATCGCACTCTGGCTGACCACGGCGGCAATACCCATCAGCGCGAGCTGCTGGAGGGCGAAGGCATCCGCTTTGACGCGCGTGGTCGCATCGAACCTCGTTTCTTCTGGCCTTGA
- a CDS encoding gamma carbonic anhydrase family protein, which yields MGIRTYRGMTPTLGARVYVDPDSVVLGDVTLGDDVSIWPKAVLRGDVNGIRIGARSNVQDGVVLHTTYDGPFTPQGFPVTIGEEVTIGHSAVIHACTIHDRVLIGMGAIVLDGSVVQTNVIVAAGAVVPPGKVLESGYVYAGNPARPLRPLREQEYEFLPYSADCYVTLKETFLADSE from the coding sequence ATGGGTATTCGCACATATCGGGGCATGACGCCCACGCTAGGCGCACGCGTCTATGTCGATCCCGACAGCGTGGTGTTGGGTGATGTCACGCTAGGAGACGATGTCTCCATCTGGCCGAAAGCCGTGCTGCGGGGTGATGTAAACGGCATTCGTATCGGTGCGCGTAGCAATGTGCAGGACGGGGTTGTCTTGCACACCACATACGATGGGCCTTTCACTCCCCAGGGGTTTCCCGTGACGATTGGTGAAGAGGTCACTATTGGTCATAGCGCTGTCATTCATGCCTGCACTATCCATGATCGCGTGCTGATCGGCATGGGCGCCATCGTATTGGACGGTTCTGTTGTCCAGACGAACGTCATTGTGGCGGCAGGTGCCGTAGTCCCTCCTGGCAAAGTGCTGGAGAGTGGCTATGTCTATGCAGGGAACCCCGCACGGCCACTGCGCCCACTGCGAGAGCAAGAGTATGAATTTTTGCCTTACTCTGCCGACTGCTATGTGACGTTGAAAGAAACCTTTCTCGCTGATAGCGAATAA
- the hisA gene encoding 1-(5-phosphoribosyl)-5-[(5-phosphoribosylamino)methylideneamino]imidazole-4-carboxamide isomerase — MLVIPAIDLKDGHCVRLKQGRMDDATDYGADPVAMARRWVDAGARRLHLVDLNGAFAGRPVNADAVTAIAKAFPDLPIQIGGGIRSREIIDRYFDAGVSYVIIGTKAVKEPEFVTEMASLYGERIIVGLDAHDGMVATDGWAETSNIRAVDLARRFAADGVGAIVYTDISRDGMMQGVNVEATAELARKGGLPVIASGGVTNLDDIRALVDASEHSAIMGAITGRAIYEGTLDVADAQRLCDEHAR; from the coding sequence ATGCTGGTCATTCCCGCGATCGATCTCAAGGACGGCCACTGCGTGCGCCTGAAGCAGGGCCGTATGGACGATGCCACCGATTATGGCGCTGACCCGGTTGCCATGGCACGCCGCTGGGTCGACGCTGGCGCGCGCCGCCTGCACCTTGTCGATCTCAATGGCGCGTTTGCTGGTCGCCCGGTCAACGCTGACGCCGTCACCGCCATCGCCAAAGCCTTTCCTGACCTGCCGATCCAGATCGGCGGCGGCATTCGTTCCCGCGAAATCATCGACCGCTACTTCGATGCAGGTGTCAGCTACGTCATTATCGGCACTAAAGCCGTCAAAGAGCCAGAATTCGTCACCGAAATGGCATCGCTGTACGGCGAACGTATCATCGTCGGCTTGGATGCACACGATGGCATGGTGGCCACCGACGGCTGGGCGGAAACCTCTAATATCCGCGCCGTCGACCTAGCGCGCCGCTTTGCCGCTGACGGCGTAGGTGCCATCGTTTATACCGACATCTCTCGCGACGGCATGATGCAGGGGGTCAACGTTGAAGCGACGGCCGAGCTGGCACGCAAGGGCGGTCTGCCCGTCATCGCCTCCGGCGGCGTCACCAATCTCGACGATATCCGCGCGCTGGTCGATGCCAGCGAGCATAGCGCCATCATGGGGGCCATCACAGGCCGAGCCATCTATGAAGGCACGCTGGACGTCGCCGACGCGCAGCGCCTCTGCGATGAACACGCTCGCTAA
- the gloA2 gene encoding SMU1112c/YaeR family gloxylase I-like metalloprotein codes for MTPNVIGVHHVALITADYPRARHFYVEVLGAEIIAETWREARQSYKLDLRLGNAQLELFSFPSPPPRPSYPEACGLRHLAFAVTDIDHSVAALTSQGITCEPIRIDPLTQQRFTFFSDPDGTPLELYETPVTQRSSR; via the coding sequence ATGACCCCAAATGTGATCGGGGTACATCATGTCGCCCTTATCACCGCGGACTATCCGCGTGCCCGTCACTTCTATGTAGAGGTGCTGGGCGCAGAAATCATCGCGGAAACATGGCGCGAAGCGCGCCAAAGCTACAAGCTCGACCTCCGGCTGGGTAACGCCCAGCTGGAGCTGTTTTCCTTCCCATCACCGCCCCCACGCCCCAGCTACCCCGAAGCATGTGGCCTGCGCCACCTCGCCTTTGCCGTTACCGATATCGACCACAGCGTCGCTGCATTGACCTCACAGGGTATTACCTGTGAACCCATTCGCATTGACCCACTGACACAGCAGCGCTTCACATTCTTCAGCGACCCCGATGGCACCCCTCTTGAACTCTATGAAACGCCTGTGACACAGCGTAGCAGCCGGTAA
- the hisC gene encoding histidinol-phosphate transaminase: protein MSRFWSPALHDLTPYTPGEQPRQRLVKLNTNENPYAPAPGVRDLLDHFDTQQLRLYPDPESTALRQTLAEVYQVPVECIFVGNGSDEVLALAFAAFFRQPEPLLMPSLSYSFYPVYCNLYGINAERIPLAEDWSVDLDAFDRPNGGIAIANPNAPTGHAHKRDAIANLLARQKDKVVLVDEAYVDFGAESCLPLIPEHDNLLIVSTFSKSRSLAGLRIGFAIGSRELIEGLERIKNAFNSYPIDRLAEQVAIVSLKDQEHFEKTRQAIIDTRTWSVEALRQRHFDVLPSNANFVLARPTTRPAVEVFNALREQGIVVRYFNTPELSDWLRISIGTDDEMQQLINALDGILPGEGQHP, encoded by the coding sequence ATGAGCAGATTCTGGAGTCCCGCCCTACATGACTTGACCCCGTATACGCCCGGTGAGCAACCTCGCCAGCGTCTGGTCAAGCTGAACACCAACGAAAACCCGTATGCTCCTGCACCGGGCGTTCGCGATCTGCTCGATCATTTCGATACACAACAGCTTCGGCTCTACCCGGATCCAGAATCTACGGCCCTGCGCCAGACGCTTGCCGAGGTTTATCAGGTGCCCGTCGAATGCATCTTCGTGGGCAACGGCTCCGATGAAGTGCTGGCGCTGGCTTTCGCAGCCTTCTTCCGCCAGCCCGAACCGCTACTGATGCCATCGCTCAGCTACAGCTTCTATCCCGTTTACTGCAACCTGTACGGCATCAACGCCGAACGCATTCCCCTAGCCGAAGACTGGTCGGTCGACCTTGATGCCTTCGACCGCCCCAACGGCGGTATCGCGATCGCCAACCCCAATGCACCAACCGGTCACGCACACAAGCGCGATGCCATTGCCAACTTGCTGGCACGCCAGAAGGACAAGGTCGTACTGGTGGATGAAGCCTACGTCGATTTTGGTGCTGAAAGCTGCCTGCCGCTGATCCCAGAGCACGACAATCTGCTTATCGTCAGCACCTTCTCCAAATCGCGCTCGCTCGCGGGCCTACGTATCGGCTTCGCCATCGGTTCCCGCGAACTGATCGAAGGGCTGGAGCGCATCAAAAATGCCTTCAACTCCTACCCAATCGACCGTCTGGCCGAACAGGTCGCGATTGTTTCGCTGAAGGATCAGGAGCACTTCGAGAAGACTCGCCAAGCCATCATCGACACGCGCACTTGGAGCGTCGAAGCACTGCGACAACGCCACTTCGATGTGCTGCCGTCGAACGCCAACTTCGTACTGGCACGCCCGACCACACGGCCGGCGGTAGAGGTATTCAACGCACTGCGTGAACAAGGCATCGTCGTTCGCTACTTCAACACCCCGGAGCTGAGCGACTGGCTACGCATCTCGATCGGTACCGACGATGAAATGCAGCAGCTGATCAACGCGTTGGACGGCATTCTGCCCGGCGAAGGCCAGCACCCATGA
- a CDS encoding MFS family transporter, producing the protein MSSTTTTHDSYDTWRRIRAIIGASSGNLVEWFDFYIYSFASLYFAHAFFPQGDGTVQLLKTAAVFAIGFLMRPIGGIIFGRLADRRGRRAAMMLSVVMMCGGSLMIACLPTYGQVGVWAPTLLVIARMLQGLSVGGEYGTSATYMSEVAVKGHRGFYSSFQYVTLIGGLLLASLAVVIMQHILTDSDMRSWGWRILFLCGAVAALLSLFLRRSLHETVSKDRSTEQSEKAGTLSLLFSKHQRAFWTVLGFTAGGSLMFYTFTTYMQKYLINTVGMNDKTVSVVVTVALVVFMLMQPVQGALSDRIGLRRMMLIFSALGTLLTIPILFALQYVGHVWAVFLLLALSLIIVGFYTSISGLIKAAMFPMEIRALGVGVSYAIGNALFGGTAEWVALTMKTHGVEPLFFVYVTLMVFIAFVTCLKMAPMSEKRW; encoded by the coding sequence ATGAGCAGTACGACGACTACGCATGACTCCTATGATACGTGGCGGCGGATCAGAGCAATTATTGGGGCCTCTTCTGGCAATCTGGTCGAATGGTTCGACTTCTACATCTATTCATTTGCTTCTCTTTATTTTGCACATGCCTTCTTCCCTCAAGGGGATGGTACGGTGCAGCTATTAAAGACAGCGGCTGTCTTTGCCATCGGGTTCCTGATGCGTCCCATAGGGGGCATCATTTTTGGGCGCTTGGCGGATCGGCGCGGGCGACGGGCAGCAATGATGCTGTCGGTTGTCATGATGTGTGGCGGGTCGTTGATGATCGCGTGCCTGCCAACCTATGGACAGGTTGGGGTGTGGGCGCCGACACTGCTAGTGATCGCTCGTATGCTGCAGGGGCTTTCTGTCGGAGGTGAATACGGTACCAGTGCGACCTACATGAGCGAGGTCGCTGTCAAAGGGCATCGTGGTTTCTATTCGTCTTTCCAGTATGTGACGCTTATTGGTGGGCTATTGTTGGCCAGTCTTGCTGTTGTCATCATGCAGCACATTCTGACCGACAGCGATATGCGTTCTTGGGGATGGCGGATACTGTTCCTGTGCGGGGCCGTTGCTGCGCTGCTGTCGCTGTTCCTGCGCCGCTCTCTGCACGAGACGGTGTCTAAGGACCGTTCCACTGAGCAGAGCGAAAAGGCAGGCACTCTGTCACTGCTGTTCTCCAAACATCAACGGGCATTCTGGACCGTGCTGGGCTTTACGGCAGGCGGCTCGTTGATGTTCTACACCTTCACTACGTACATGCAGAAGTATCTCATCAATACGGTTGGCATGAATGACAAGACCGTGAGTGTTGTGGTGACGGTCGCATTAGTTGTGTTCATGCTGATGCAGCCGGTACAGGGGGCGCTGTCGGATCGCATTGGCTTGCGGCGTATGATGCTGATCTTTTCGGCATTGGGTACGCTGCTGACGATCCCGATTCTGTTTGCGCTGCAGTATGTCGGTCACGTATGGGCGGTATTCCTGTTGTTGGCTCTGTCGCTGATTATCGTCGGCTTCTACACATCAATCAGTGGACTGATCAAGGCGGCCATGTTCCCGATGGAGATTCGGGCGCTTGGTGTAGGTGTTTCTTATGCTATTGGTAATGCGCTGTTTGGTGGTACGGCTGAATGGGTCGCACTTACGATGAAAACTCATGGCGTGGAGCCGCTGTTCTTTGTGTATGTCACGCTGATGGTCTTTATTGCGTTCGTAACCTGCCTGAAGATGGCCCCTATGAGTGAAAAGCGCTGGTAG
- the hisF gene encoding imidazole glycerol phosphate synthase subunit HisF, whose protein sequence is MSLAKRIIPCLDVDQGRVVKGVNFVDIRDAGDPVEVAKRYNAQQADELTFLDISASHEGRGTTLDMVSRIASEVFIPLTVGGGIRTCDDIRALLNAGADKVSINTAAVTHPEFVREASDRFGNQCIVVAIDAKRVSADGEPLRWEIFTHGGRNGTGLDAIEWSRKMVEYGAGELLVTSMDRDGTRSGFDLALTRAISDAVSVPVIASGGVGSLEDLADGVTEGHADAVLAASIFHFGEHTIAEAKQCMAARGITVRQ, encoded by the coding sequence ATGAGTCTTGCTAAACGCATCATCCCTTGCCTTGACGTCGATCAGGGCCGTGTCGTGAAAGGCGTCAACTTCGTCGACATTCGCGACGCAGGTGATCCCGTTGAGGTCGCCAAACGCTATAACGCTCAGCAAGCTGACGAGCTGACCTTCCTCGACATCAGCGCCAGCCATGAAGGCCGCGGCACAACGCTGGACATGGTCAGCCGCATCGCCAGCGAGGTGTTCATTCCACTGACCGTCGGTGGAGGCATCCGTACCTGTGACGATATTCGCGCATTGCTGAATGCGGGGGCCGACAAAGTGTCGATCAACACCGCCGCCGTCACGCACCCTGAGTTCGTCCGTGAAGCCTCCGATCGCTTCGGCAATCAGTGCATTGTGGTCGCCATCGACGCCAAGCGCGTTTCCGCCGATGGCGAACCGCTGCGCTGGGAAATTTTCACGCACGGCGGCCGTAATGGCACCGGACTGGACGCCATCGAGTGGTCACGCAAGATGGTGGAATACGGCGCAGGCGAGCTGCTAGTCACCAGTATGGACCGTGACGGCACCCGCTCCGGTTTCGATCTAGCACTGACCCGCGCCATCAGCGATGCCGTATCGGTACCGGTTATCGCCTCAGGCGGCGTCGGTTCACTGGAAGACCTTGCTGATGGCGTTACGGAAGGCCATGCGGATGCAGTGCTGGCCGCCAGCATCTTCCACTTTGGTGAACACACCATTGCAGAAGCCAAGCAGTGCATGGCCGCACGCGGCATCACCGTTCGTCAGTAA
- a CDS encoding metal-dependent hydrolase: protein MANFRTHLAVASLAGGCFAIAGYHASALNLSDAISVAGLMALGGIMPDIDADRSHTVRLVFTVLAVGAVIMTVISALPLVTTPGLILLALLSFLGTRYVASAFFRRLTVHRGIWHSLLAGLTVGVVITAASVHLFGSSAWLGWLQGCAMLVGYVIHLLLDEIWSIDASGLRLKKSFGTALKPLDIHAPQTALPMVAAIVICHPWLPPLDALWGVWHTVQGVWRHLL from the coding sequence ATGGCCAATTTCAGAACACATCTTGCGGTAGCCTCCCTGGCCGGAGGGTGCTTTGCCATTGCAGGCTATCATGCCTCTGCTCTCAACCTTTCCGATGCCATCAGCGTTGCGGGTCTCATGGCGCTAGGTGGCATCATGCCCGACATAGATGCGGATCGTTCCCATACGGTGCGCCTAGTCTTTACTGTATTGGCAGTTGGCGCCGTCATCATGACCGTCATCAGTGCCTTACCTCTGGTCACGACGCCCGGTCTAATCCTTCTCGCATTGCTCTCCTTCCTAGGCACACGCTATGTCGCAAGTGCCTTTTTTCGCAGATTGACCGTGCATCGCGGCATATGGCATTCGCTGCTGGCAGGCCTGACCGTAGGTGTTGTCATCACGGCCGCCAGCGTTCATTTGTTTGGAAGCTCTGCTTGGCTCGGTTGGCTGCAAGGGTGCGCAATGCTGGTGGGCTACGTCATTCATCTACTGTTGGATGAGATATGGAGCATCGACGCATCGGGGCTGCGATTGAAGAAGTCGTTTGGTACCGCACTCAAACCACTGGACATACATGCTCCCCAGACAGCGCTCCCCATGGTCGCTGCCATCGTTATTTGTCACCCTTGGTTGCCGCCGCTGGACGCGCTGTGGGGGGTATGGCACACCGTGCAGGGCGTATGGCGGCATCTTCTTTAA
- a CDS encoding YjaG family protein: MNEQQRESRIHALSERDAQAFMAALAERMLINLHFYAALSELEKKQVKRADNALGLVWEALMTPQAQIDFLLQEEKLAALEERLAEDEDSFGARMAGDALMALSTLLESMATDRKGGAVEVSRLSAHGVAQLVMMQSDEALAESEWQQRIDAHPLMADECDFQDGILDALYEAGTSREALKMLRRMGQNDGVSNLGLSLNDD; this comes from the coding sequence ATGAACGAACAGCAACGCGAATCCCGTATACATGCGCTCAGCGAGCGTGACGCACAGGCATTTATGGCCGCTTTGGCCGAACGCATGCTGATCAACCTGCATTTCTATGCGGCGCTCTCCGAGCTTGAGAAAAAGCAGGTGAAGCGTGCGGACAATGCCCTTGGTCTGGTATGGGAAGCGTTGATGACGCCGCAGGCGCAGATCGACTTCCTGCTGCAGGAAGAAAAGCTGGCGGCTCTGGAAGAACGGCTGGCCGAAGATGAGGACAGTTTCGGTGCCCGGATGGCCGGTGACGCGCTGATGGCGCTGTCCACACTGCTGGAAAGCATGGCCACCGACCGCAAGGGCGGCGCCGTCGAGGTGTCTCGCTTGTCGGCGCACGGTGTGGCGCAGCTGGTGATGATGCAGAGTGATGAAGCACTGGCTGAGTCGGAATGGCAGCAACGCATCGACGCACATCCCCTGATGGCTGATGAATGCGACTTTCAAGACGGTATTCTGGATGCGCTGTATGAGGCGGGTACGTCACGCGAGGCACTGAAGATGCTGCGGCGCATGGGACAGAACGACGGCGTGAGCAATCTTGGGCTATCGCTGAACGACGACTGA